Genomic segment of Aliarcobacter trophiarum LMG 25534:
GAGTTATATTCTATTTTATAGATTAACTTCATGAGTGAAATCCTCTTCATTAGGAATTCTAGTTAGATGAGAACCATTATAACTTCCAATTAAACTTTTTACAATATCTTCAACACTTATATCTGACCTTTTTGTAAGTTTAAAACCTAAACTTTCTATCTCTTTTAAAGAAGTTTCTATAAAAAGTGGGAATTTTTCTTCCATAAGTTTTGTAAGCCCTATTTCAACACTTTGTATATCTTGTGGAACTACTCCTATAATTGTAACATTTGCATAAGAATCTAAAACGGAGACAATCTCTAGCATCTCCACAATTTCTACTTCATGAGCAGTTTTTCTATATTTCCCAAGTCCTAATAAAACATCACTAGGAAGCCTAAATATACTTCCAACTTCATCATCAATAGAGACAGTATCTAAAATAATGACATTTTTATACTCTTGAAAATATGCCATTAGTTTAAATCCCAATGTTCCACCATCAATAATTTCTAAACCTTCACCAAATTGATAATTCTGCTTTATATATTCACTTGCATAAATTCCTATACCCTCATCTTTAAAGAGCATATTTCCAACACCAATTATAATTGTATCTTTCATATAAATATTTAAAAGGCTTAAGCATAAGCTTAAACCTTACTTCTCCTCTTCTTTTACAAACTTACTTCCACCAAATACTATAGCAATATCACCCTCTTTCCAGAAAATTGTTCTCCAAACTTGGTAGTAAATATGTATCATTACCCAAACAAGTATAAAATACATAGTATAATGATGTGCTATTCTAACCCCAATATTTCCACCAAAAACATACAGTGTCCAATCAGTAACCAAATGAAGCATTGTTGGCCACCAAGTTCCAATAGAGCTATGTCCAGATGCAAGTCCATGAACATATAGCTGAAGTCCAGAAAATAGCATAAATACTAACAATAGATGAAAAATTGTAAAAAATACAATATTAAAACTATCACTATGGCTTGAATCAAACTTTTTTCTTCTATTAAGTGTAATTAGATTTAAAAATACCTCAAAAAACTCAACAATATTTTGTTTATTTGGTATTAGTTTTTTATAAGGCTTTTCAAATCTTGAAAAAAAGTATAAATAACCAACTAAAACGGCGGTTACATCAAATATGATAGCAACAATAAAATGGGCCCATCTATTCCATGCCATAACATATTTATCAACAGCAGGGTCTGCTATAAATGTTTGATAATATGGATGACCAATATATAAACCAGTGATAACCGCAGCTATCATACTAAAAAATGTAACCCAGTGAACTATTCTCATAGTTCCTGTCATTCTTTTTATCTCTATATTTTTTGCCATAAATTGCCCCTTAAATTGGATTTACTTTATAAACACCAAGCTCTTTACCATTTGTATCAATAATATGAACTGCACAAGCAATACAAGGATCAAAACTATGAATAGTTCTTAAAATTTCCAAAGGTTGCTCAACATTTGCAACTTTCGTACCAATTAAAGCAGCTTCATAAGCTCCCATTCTTCCTTTATAATCTCTTGGAGCCGCATTCCATGTTGATGGAACAACAGTTTGATAATTTGCAACTTTTCCATCTTTTATCTTAACCCAGTGTCCCAAAGCTCCTCGAGGAGCCTCTTCAAGACCAATTCCTTTTGCATCTTTTGCAACTGTATTAAAATCGAACTCTGTCCATGTTGATAAATCTCCATTTGCTGTATTTAAAGCTAACTCATCTATCCATTCCATCATAATATCAGACATTAACTCACTCTCTATTGCACGAGCAGCTGTTCTCCCGACTGTTGAAAATAATACTGTTGCAGGAAGATTTGCATTTGTTAAAAAATTTGTCACATATTTTTTAATTCTTTCATCATTTGAAGCATACCCTACAATCATTCTAGCAAGTGGACCTACTTCCATTCTCTCATCATCATAAAGTGGAGATTTAATCCATGAGTATTTATTTTGTGTATCCAAATATGCGATATTATCCTCTTTTTTACCAAAACCTGTGTAGTTTGGCTCTGTTACACCATCAAATGGATGAAGATTTGTATTTCCTTTATACCAAGCATGAGTCACATCTTCAGTAATTTTTGCTTCATCTACTTTATAAACTTTGCTTAAATCTTTATTCTTTACAATTCCAGTAGGAAAAAGTTTTTGTGATTTATAAAATGGTAAATCATCAAGATTAAATCCACCATAAGTCATATAGTTTCCTAATCCTCCACCAGTTCCATTTAAGGCCTCTTCCCCATACATAGTTCCAGCCATATAAACATCAGGTAAATATGCCTCTTTTATAAACTTTCTTCCTTTTTTAAGTAACTGTTTGAATTCGGCAATTCTTGCAGGATTTTTAATATCTTGAACACAAGTAACTCCACCTACAACAAAAGATTGTGGATGAGGGTTTTTACCCCCGAAGATAGCCATCATTTTTGCCAACTCTCTTTGAAGTTCAAGAGCGTCAAGATAGTGAGAAAGCCCTATTAAATTCTGTTCAGGAGTTAATTTGAAACCATCACTTCCCCAATAAGCATTTCCAAAAATACCTAATCTTCCTTGTTTTATATATTTTTGAACTCTCTCTTTTACTTGGATATATACATCTTCACTAGCATTCCAAGCTCTTTGGTTTGAAAGAGCTGCCCATTTTTGAGCTTCAGCTACTGTTGCTTTTGGGTCTGCATCAAGTGCTTTTGTAATATCAACCCAATCGAGAGCATGAAGATGATAAAAATGTACAACATGGTCATGAAGATATAAAGCACCTTGAATAAGATTTCTTACTAATCTTGCATTTTTTGGAATAGTTATATTAAAGGCATCTTCAACTGCTTCTATACTTCTTTGATAATGAGTTCCTGTACAAACTCCACAAATTCTCATAGCTAATAAGCCACAATCTCTAGGGTCTCTTCCTTTTAAAATCTCTTCTATACCTCTAAACATTGTTGAAGATGAAAAAGCATCTGTTATAATATTGTTTTCATCAATAATTGCCTCAATTCTAAGATGCCCCTCAATCCTTGTGATTGGATCTACTACTAAGTGTTTCTTTACCATTATATCTCCTTGTTTTCATCTGCTTTTTTTCCAGCAACTACACTAGCAATTGCATGAACTCCAATACCAACTGCTGTTGCAGTTAAAAGTCCCAAACCAAACTGATCAACAGTTTTCTCAACTCCACCTGTTGGTGCTTTTATTCTTGCTGTTGCCATTGGTCGTTCATAAGCATATTTATCCCAAAAATCTGGTTCACTACATCCTATACAACCTCTTCCTACCCCAACTGGCCAATTTACTCCATCATTGTATCTTACAATTGAACAGTTATTAAAAGTCATTGGGCCTTTACATCCAACTTTATATAAACACCAATTATTTTTAGCACCTTCATCTCCCCACTCTTCAACAAACTCACCTGCATCAAAGTGAGCTCTTCTTTCACAATTATCATGAATTCTATAACCAAAGGCAAATTTTGGTCTTAGAAGTGAATCTAGTTCAGGAACTTGCCCTGTTAAAACATAATGTAATATAACACCAACCATATTTGCTGGATTTGCAGGACATGCTGGAATATTTACAATAGCTTTCCCTTTTACTAAATCCATAACTCCTACAGCACCTGTTGGATTTGGAGAAGCTGCTGGAACTCCACCAAATGTAGCACAAGTACCAACTGCAACAACTGCTGCTGCATCTTTTGACATTCTCATTAAGTGCTCATAAAAGGTCTCACCACTAGCACCAATCGTACCATATTGACCATTATTTGCCATAGGAATTGCTCCTTCAACAAATAGAAGATATTTTCCTTTATAAAGATGTACTGCCTCTTCTAGTTGCTTATCAGCATCATGACCTGCACATGCTTGTAAAGTTTCATGAAATTCTAGGCTTAATACATCAAATAGTAAATCATCAACTGTTGGAGCTGAGCTTCTTAAAAGAGCTTCAGAATTTCCAGCACAATCTTGTAGCTCTATCCAAACAACGGGAACTCTATTCATAAGCTCTGTTGCTTCAGCAACAAGCGGAGCAAACATAGGTGGAAGCATCAATGTAGCAGTTGTTGCACTAACCCACTTCATAAAATCTCTTCTATTTATTCCCTCACTATCAATAATATCCATCATATCAATATCTTTTAGAGGTTCTTGTTCTCTTAAAGATTGAAGTCTTGCTTTTGATTTCTCAAACAAAGAGTTATAAAACTCTTCACCTTTATTTGTATCAACTCTAGTTGATTTTTGAGTAAAAACTTCCCTCACTCTCTCCATATTATCGTTCATATATCCTCCTACTTAAAATATAGACAATCTTTTAAGAATGTATTCCAATAAAACTTATATTTTAATAAAGAAATATCCAAAAAAGGATTGAACTTGTCTTGATTGAAAATAATGATAAAAATAATTT
This window contains:
- a CDS encoding nickel-dependent hydrogenase large subunit; the encoded protein is MVKKHLVVDPITRIEGHLRIEAIIDENNIITDAFSSSTMFRGIEEILKGRDPRDCGLLAMRICGVCTGTHYQRSIEAVEDAFNITIPKNARLVRNLIQGALYLHDHVVHFYHLHALDWVDITKALDADPKATVAEAQKWAALSNQRAWNASEDVYIQVKERVQKYIKQGRLGIFGNAYWGSDGFKLTPEQNLIGLSHYLDALELQRELAKMMAIFGGKNPHPQSFVVGGVTCVQDIKNPARIAEFKQLLKKGRKFIKEAYLPDVYMAGTMYGEEALNGTGGGLGNYMTYGGFNLDDLPFYKSQKLFPTGIVKNKDLSKVYKVDEAKITEDVTHAWYKGNTNLHPFDGVTEPNYTGFGKKEDNIAYLDTQNKYSWIKSPLYDDERMEVGPLARMIVGYASNDERIKKYVTNFLTNANLPATVLFSTVGRTAARAIESELMSDIMMEWIDELALNTANGDLSTWTEFDFNTVAKDAKGIGLEEAPRGALGHWVKIKDGKVANYQTVVPSTWNAAPRDYKGRMGAYEAALIGTKVANVEQPLEILRTIHSFDPCIACAVHIIDTNGKELGVYKVNPI
- a CDS encoding cytochrome b/b6 domain-containing protein; translated protein: MAKNIEIKRMTGTMRIVHWVTFFSMIAAVITGLYIGHPYYQTFIADPAVDKYVMAWNRWAHFIVAIIFDVTAVLVGYLYFFSRFEKPYKKLIPNKQNIVEFFEVFLNLITLNRRKKFDSSHSDSFNIVFFTIFHLLLVFMLFSGLQLYVHGLASGHSSIGTWWPTMLHLVTDWTLYVFGGNIGVRIAHHYTMYFILVWVMIHIYYQVWRTIFWKEGDIAIVFGGSKFVKEEEK
- a CDS encoding HyaD/HybD family hydrogenase maturation endopeptidase; this translates as MKDTIIIGVGNMLFKDEGIGIYASEYIKQNYQFGEGLEIIDGGTLGFKLMAYFQEYKNVIILDTVSIDDEVGSIFRLPSDVLLGLGKYRKTAHEVEIVEMLEIVSVLDSYANVTIIGVVPQDIQSVEIGLTKLMEEKFPLFIETSLKEIESLGFKLTKRSDISVEDIVKSLIGSYNGSHLTRIPNEEDFTHEVNL
- a CDS encoding hydrogenase small subunit, which codes for MNDNMERVREVFTQKSTRVDTNKGEEFYNSLFEKSKARLQSLREQEPLKDIDMMDIIDSEGINRRDFMKWVSATTATLMLPPMFAPLVAEATELMNRVPVVWIELQDCAGNSEALLRSSAPTVDDLLFDVLSLEFHETLQACAGHDADKQLEEAVHLYKGKYLLFVEGAIPMANNGQYGTIGASGETFYEHLMRMSKDAAAVVAVGTCATFGGVPAASPNPTGAVGVMDLVKGKAIVNIPACPANPANMVGVILHYVLTGQVPELDSLLRPKFAFGYRIHDNCERRAHFDAGEFVEEWGDEGAKNNWCLYKVGCKGPMTFNNCSIVRYNDGVNWPVGVGRGCIGCSEPDFWDKYAYERPMATARIKAPTGGVEKTVDQFGLGLLTATAVGIGVHAIASVVAGKKADENKEI